One Thermococcus sp. DNA window includes the following coding sequences:
- a CDS encoding 2-dehydropantoate 2-reductase, translating to MRIYVLGAGSIGSLFGALLTRAGHDVTLIGRKDQVKAIEGRGLKVVGHEEFTVYPSAELHVPSEPPDLMILATKSYSTKEALNCASSSIGSETWVLSIQNGLGNEDLALKFTQNVLGGVTTNGAMLVEWGVVRWTGKGVTIIGRYPTGAHPFVEEVVAAFRGAGLEAEATENAVGWKWVKAIVNSVINPLGAILEVKNGALLEDPWLEGISVEIAREGCTVAQQLGVEFDVHPLELLWDTLRRTRDNYNSMLQDLRRGRPTEIDYINGKIVEYAKGLGLEAPRNELLWALVKAREKK from the coding sequence ATGAGGATTTACGTGCTCGGTGCGGGTTCAATTGGCTCCCTTTTCGGGGCCCTTTTGACTAGGGCGGGCCATGATGTCACCTTAATCGGAAGAAAGGATCAGGTGAAGGCGATTGAGGGGAGGGGCCTTAAGGTGGTGGGACACGAGGAGTTCACCGTCTATCCCAGCGCGGAGCTCCACGTTCCAAGCGAGCCCCCAGACCTCATGATACTTGCCACGAAATCGTATTCCACAAAAGAGGCCCTCAACTGTGCATCCAGCAGTATCGGGTCTGAAACATGGGTTCTCAGCATACAGAACGGTCTGGGCAACGAAGACCTGGCGCTCAAGTTTACGCAGAACGTCCTCGGCGGTGTCACGACCAACGGGGCGATGCTGGTTGAGTGGGGGGTTGTGAGGTGGACTGGAAAGGGGGTGACCATCATTGGGCGTTACCCTACGGGAGCTCATCCCTTCGTCGAGGAGGTTGTCGCGGCGTTCAGGGGGGCGGGTCTTGAGGCAGAGGCAACGGAAAACGCCGTGGGGTGGAAGTGGGTTAAGGCGATAGTAAACTCCGTCATAAATCCGCTGGGTGCGATCCTCGAGGTCAAGAACGGTGCCTTGCTTGAAGACCCTTGGCTTGAGGGCATCTCCGTTGAGATAGCCCGCGAAGGCTGTACGGTTGCCCAGCAACTGGGGGTGGAGTTTGACGTGCACCCCCTGGAACTCCTGTGGGACACCCTGAGGAGGACGCGGGATAACTACAACTCAATGCTCCAGGATCTCCGGAGGGGCAGACCGACCGAGATAGACTACATAAACGGCAAAATAGTGGAGTACGCTAAGGGTCTGGGCCTGGAGGCGCCCAGAAACGAACTCCTATGGGCTCTCGTAAAGGCCAGAGAGAAAAAATAA
- a CDS encoding TIGR00153 family protein, translated as MGIFGGKESDVFKAIDDHLRVVEESLVAFKALMNAYLSGDLENAKAFEREVGALESKADGLRRSIETMLYEGAFLPANRGDYVRLSELVDQVADAAESAAHTLILAKPKVSDELKGEILRLVNSTVETYRLLMEAVNALNIDVDKALELSKAVEDAEEAADAVEYDVKGKLFESETVTTYAKVIWNQVLTKVGDIADRAEDASDQVMLMAIKRRG; from the coding sequence ATGGGAATATTCGGTGGAAAGGAGAGCGATGTTTTCAAAGCCATCGACGATCACCTTCGGGTTGTGGAGGAGTCGTTGGTCGCGTTTAAAGCCCTGATGAACGCGTACCTCTCCGGTGACCTTGAAAACGCCAAGGCTTTTGAAAGGGAGGTCGGGGCGCTTGAAAGTAAGGCCGATGGTCTCAGAAGGAGCATAGAGACGATGCTTTACGAGGGGGCCTTCCTGCCAGCAAACCGGGGGGACTACGTGCGTCTATCCGAGCTTGTGGATCAGGTAGCGGACGCGGCTGAAAGCGCTGCCCACACGCTGATACTCGCCAAACCAAAGGTTTCCGATGAGCTGAAGGGGGAGATCCTCCGTCTCGTGAACTCCACGGTGGAGACATACCGGTTGCTGATGGAAGCCGTGAACGCACTCAACATCGACGTCGACAAGGCACTTGAGCTTTCTAAGGCGGTGGAGGATGCTGAAGAAGCCGCTGATGCGGTTGAGTATGACGTCAAGGGTAAACTTTTTGAGAGTGAGACTGTTACGACCTACGCTAAGGTGATCTGGAACCAGGTGCTCACCAAGGTGGGTGATATAGCCGACAGGGCGGAGGACGCCTCGGATCAGGTCATGCTCATGGCGATAAAAAGAAGGGGATGA
- a CDS encoding hydroxyacid dehydrogenase produces MKVLVAAPLHEKAIEVLKNAGFEVLYEEYPDEGRLIELAEDVDAIVVRSKPKVTRKVIEAAPNLKVIGRAGVGLDNIDLEAAKEREIRVVNSPAASSRSVAELVLAMMFNVARKVSFADRKMREGVWAKKQCMGIELDGKTLGIVGFGRIGYQIAKIAKALGMKVLLYDPYPNEERAKEVEGNFVDLETLLEESDVVTLHVPLVEQTYHLINEERLKLMKNTAILINAARGAVVDTNALVKALREGWIAGAGLDVYEEEPLPKDHPLTKLDNVVLTPHIGASTVEAQMRAGVQVAEQIVEVLKG; encoded by the coding sequence GTGAAAGTTCTTGTTGCGGCACCTCTGCACGAGAAGGCGATAGAGGTTCTGAAGAACGCCGGTTTTGAGGTTCTTTACGAGGAGTACCCGGATGAGGGGAGGCTCATCGAGCTTGCTGAAGACGTTGACGCTATTGTCGTCAGGAGTAAGCCCAAGGTGACTAGGAAGGTCATCGAGGCCGCCCCTAACCTTAAGGTCATCGGAAGGGCCGGCGTCGGTCTGGACAACATCGACCTTGAGGCCGCCAAGGAGAGGGAAATAAGGGTCGTCAACAGTCCCGCCGCCTCAAGCAGGAGTGTTGCGGAGCTTGTTCTGGCGATGATGTTCAACGTCGCTAGGAAAGTGTCCTTCGCTGATCGGAAGATGAGGGAAGGTGTCTGGGCCAAGAAGCAGTGCATGGGGATCGAGCTTGATGGCAAGACCCTTGGAATAGTCGGCTTCGGTAGGATAGGCTATCAGATAGCCAAGATAGCCAAAGCCCTTGGCATGAAAGTCCTGCTCTACGACCCCTACCCGAACGAAGAACGGGCCAAAGAGGTTGAAGGGAACTTTGTTGACCTCGAGACCCTCCTGGAGGAGAGCGATGTGGTTACTCTCCACGTCCCGTTAGTGGAGCAAACCTACCACCTCATCAACGAGGAGCGCCTTAAGCTCATGAAGAACACGGCGATACTAATCAACGCGGCGAGGGGAGCTGTTGTTGACACAAACGCTCTCGTTAAGGCCCTCCGGGAGGGCTGGATTGCCGGTGCCGGCCTGGACGTCTACGAGGAGGAGCCGCTCCCGAAGGATCACCCGCTCACCAAGCTCGACAACGTGGTTCTAACTCCTCATATAGGCGCCTCAACCGTCGAGGCCCAGATGAGGGCCGGCGTTCAGGTGGCGGAGCAGATAGTCGAGGTTCTGAAGGGATGA
- a CDS encoding ATP-binding protein: MGTLSRKLERENIVGRELKGRIVANFNPTAHIITGPRRSGKSVLSATLPGRPLYVNFEDPAMAGFAIGDYRRLMQAGYELFGQFDYVVLDEVQEVEGWERMVSVLRDDYPTVVTGSNARLLSREFATYLTGRYLSYTLLPFSFREFLTYREIEPDVKTTRDEALIKRALIEYIGRGGFPEALHFGREYLINLYNDIITRDVVVRYGVRNVRELKEVAFYLFSNFAGRFTYSKTKNALGIGNIETVKNYVGYLESAYLIFELPKFSFKPKEVVRSDKKVYAVDTGMLNAVLPKVSENIGRLMENAVFIELLRFKYYRRPGLELYHYRDSKGEVDFVVRDKGETELIQVTYASGEDEVASREVENLFRVMKLFRVKTGTLVTWDYSGEIRRDNLTVKAVPLWRWFLNFRVNLFNPKRNFQQVNAN; the protein is encoded by the coding sequence GTGGGTACCCTGAGCAGAAAGCTTGAGCGGGAGAACATCGTCGGGAGAGAGCTGAAGGGGAGGATCGTTGCTAACTTCAACCCAACGGCTCACATAATAACCGGGCCGAGGCGCTCCGGAAAATCCGTTCTCTCGGCAACCCTTCCCGGCAGACCACTCTATGTAAACTTTGAGGATCCTGCGATGGCGGGTTTCGCGATTGGAGACTATAGGAGGCTTATGCAGGCAGGTTACGAGCTTTTTGGTCAGTTTGATTACGTGGTTCTTGACGAGGTTCAAGAAGTCGAGGGCTGGGAAAGGATGGTTTCGGTTCTTAGGGACGACTATCCAACAGTCGTTACCGGGAGCAATGCCCGGCTTCTTTCACGGGAGTTCGCAACGTATCTGACTGGAAGATACCTGAGCTATACACTCCTGCCGTTCTCGTTCAGGGAGTTTTTAACGTACAGGGAAATTGAGCCGGATGTTAAGACAACGAGAGACGAGGCTCTGATAAAGAGGGCTTTGATTGAGTACATCGGGCGCGGTGGCTTCCCGGAGGCTCTGCACTTCGGCAGGGAGTACCTCATAAATCTCTACAACGATATCATCACGAGGGACGTGGTAGTCCGCTATGGCGTTAGAAACGTCCGCGAGCTGAAGGAAGTCGCCTTCTACCTCTTCTCGAACTTCGCCGGACGATTTACATACAGCAAGACAAAGAACGCCCTCGGAATCGGCAACATCGAGACGGTGAAGAACTACGTTGGGTACCTTGAATCCGCCTACCTGATTTTTGAGCTTCCCAAGTTCTCCTTCAAGCCCAAAGAGGTCGTGAGGAGCGATAAGAAGGTCTACGCAGTTGACACGGGAATGCTCAATGCGGTCCTTCCAAAGGTTTCGGAAAACATCGGTAGGCTCATGGAGAACGCCGTTTTCATCGAACTCCTGCGGTTCAAATATTACAGGAGACCCGGCCTTGAACTCTACCATTACAGAGACAGCAAGGGCGAGGTGGACTTTGTTGTTAGGGATAAAGGGGAGACCGAACTCATACAGGTTACGTATGCCTCGGGTGAGGACGAGGTAGCTTCAAGGGAAGTGGAGAACCTTTTCAGGGTTATGAAACTGTTCCGCGTGAAAACTGGGACGCTCGTGACGTGGGACTACTCCGGTGAGATAAGGCGAGACAACCTAACCGTTAAGGCTGTTCCGCTCTGGAGGTGGTTTTTAAATTTTCGCGTCAACCTTTTTAATCCCAAACGCAACTTTCAACAGGTGAATGCCAATTGA
- a CDS encoding fumarate hydratase — MIDAVVEAIRLAVTRIPDDVVLALREAYEREESKIARFNLRNILKAIEIGKIESIPVCQDTGTVTFFVEAGVESPYLGGLRGLLTEATRRATHEIPLRPNAVDVLTGGNSGDNTGRDVPLIHWELVPGDAIRIAVLPKGGGSENCSALAMLIPGEGWEGLKRFVVEHVKACGGKPCPPVILGIGVGGGADHALLLAKKALLRKVGERNPDGRIAKIEAELLEEVNSLGVGPMGMGGKTTALDVKIEVAHRHPASFPVGLVVQCWANRRAFVEIEPDGSAVVRG, encoded by the coding sequence TTGATTGATGCCGTCGTCGAGGCGATAAGGCTGGCCGTCACGAGGATTCCCGATGATGTCGTTTTGGCCCTCAGGGAGGCTTACGAGCGAGAGGAGAGCAAAATAGCGCGCTTCAACCTCAGAAACATTCTCAAGGCCATAGAGATTGGTAAAATCGAGTCCATTCCCGTCTGTCAGGACACGGGCACGGTGACCTTCTTCGTCGAGGCCGGCGTTGAGAGTCCCTACCTCGGTGGACTCAGAGGCCTGCTCACCGAGGCTACGAGGAGGGCAACTCATGAGATTCCCCTCCGGCCAAACGCCGTCGACGTCCTTACCGGAGGGAACTCCGGCGACAACACGGGCAGGGACGTTCCCCTAATCCACTGGGAGCTTGTTCCGGGGGATGCGATAAGGATAGCCGTTCTTCCAAAGGGAGGGGGAAGCGAGAACTGCTCTGCTCTGGCTATGCTGATCCCTGGGGAGGGTTGGGAGGGGCTAAAGCGCTTCGTAGTCGAGCACGTTAAAGCCTGCGGCGGAAAGCCCTGTCCTCCGGTTATCCTCGGGATAGGTGTCGGTGGGGGCGCAGACCACGCCCTGCTCCTGGCCAAAAAGGCCCTGCTGAGAAAAGTGGGGGAGAGGAATCCCGACGGGAGAATAGCGAAGATCGAGGCCGAGCTCCTGGAGGAGGTCAACTCCCTGGGAGTAGGCCCGATGGGCATGGGCGGAAAAACAACCGCTTTGGACGTCAAGATAGAGGTCGCCCACAGGCACCCCGCGAGCTTCCCGGTAGGTCTGGTCGTCCAGTGCTGGGCCAACAGGAGGGCGTTCGTCGAGATAGAGCCCGACGGGAGTGCTGTGGTCAGGGGTTAG
- a CDS encoding ArsR family transcriptional regulator, translating into MNFSNDVSVLKSILSETNLQIISLLRTDSLNTREIARLLQKDETQISRGLRGLERMGIVEGRWVRLRGRNVKLYSLKCDEFSVRFTAGGVKVVMGETVYHRPQPLSASSAPEVDNFVGRDEELKLLKGSSPVVAVFGIAGIGKSSLVARAFDDAFWYPMDGSESLEYIAWRMALHLNMKGFPELIEYLRAGGRDPKSMKGLILEGIEKTRSVVVFEDVHKCTDGEIESFLRFLSSRVERGKLILISREKPRVDYERVLFIHLEGLKVEESHRLLSLRIPGITPEEAVRLHHLTLGHPLLLALAAEAREVAGDRASLFEYLLGEIYEKLDERERLVLQVLALFDEPVELPALKRMTYGSAFLVLYSLLNKGLVERKGENYYLHDLLRAFIREISEVDEKSHYREYISYLLEKNTARDFLTAFKYVTRLGDEEMIADITELRIRRLWRVALDFPTAYMRLLRKVEDSPYAKKEMARLYFNRGFFERALGLWHKALEGIEGDFHRFDILMMLVDVHCEMGNIELAEETLSELEEIFRSHRDDPYIKLGYYIELTKVRTFKREREKALESAFKELEAVRSYPEPYPELEALILYHIGYLYVELGELQRALTYYREGLETAKAYSLPFMMNLGYLQMGIVQYYLRNFNEAAGNAGKAAEYFLWVRNYRRALDALFRLTVSLMGLREYGKAENQAKKMAEITQSTNYPLGWTAYLLIGILRELRGEDGEEYLETGLEKLRDNDYLYRGLFEELTVLFDERDVNSWLSRDSNP; encoded by the coding sequence GTGAACTTTTCGAACGACGTGTCCGTGCTGAAATCGATTCTCAGCGAGACGAACCTCCAGATAATCTCACTCCTCAGGACAGACTCCCTGAACACAAGGGAGATAGCCCGGCTTCTCCAGAAGGACGAAACGCAGATCTCAAGAGGATTAAGGGGCCTTGAGAGGATGGGCATCGTTGAGGGAAGGTGGGTTCGGCTGAGGGGCAGAAACGTCAAGTTATACTCCCTCAAGTGCGATGAGTTCAGCGTCCGTTTTACAGCGGGGGGAGTCAAGGTGGTTATGGGGGAGACCGTTTACCACCGCCCCCAGCCGCTCTCGGCATCCAGCGCTCCGGAGGTGGATAACTTCGTCGGGAGGGATGAGGAACTGAAACTCCTCAAAGGGAGCTCCCCGGTCGTAGCCGTGTTCGGGATAGCCGGGATAGGGAAATCCAGCCTCGTGGCAAGGGCCTTCGATGACGCCTTCTGGTATCCAATGGATGGGAGCGAGAGCCTTGAGTACATCGCCTGGCGGATGGCACTCCACCTGAACATGAAGGGGTTCCCTGAACTGATCGAATACCTGCGCGCCGGAGGACGGGATCCCAAATCCATGAAGGGGCTGATTCTCGAGGGGATTGAGAAAACACGCTCAGTCGTCGTCTTCGAGGACGTCCACAAGTGCACCGATGGTGAAATCGAGTCGTTCCTGCGGTTCCTATCCTCCAGAGTCGAGAGGGGAAAGCTCATCCTCATATCAAGGGAAAAACCACGGGTGGATTACGAGAGGGTTCTTTTCATACACCTCGAGGGGTTGAAAGTCGAGGAGTCTCACAGGCTTTTGAGTCTCAGGATACCGGGCATAACACCCGAGGAGGCAGTAAGGTTACACCACTTAACCCTGGGTCATCCCCTGCTCCTCGCCCTCGCCGCGGAGGCCCGGGAAGTAGCTGGGGACAGGGCTTCCCTCTTCGAATACCTGCTGGGGGAGATATACGAGAAGCTGGACGAGAGGGAGAGGCTTGTGCTCCAGGTTCTGGCACTGTTCGATGAGCCCGTGGAGTTACCGGCCCTCAAGAGGATGACGTACGGAAGTGCATTCCTGGTCCTGTACTCCCTCCTGAACAAGGGACTCGTGGAGAGAAAGGGCGAGAACTATTACCTCCATGACCTCCTCAGGGCGTTCATAAGGGAGATCAGTGAGGTTGATGAGAAGAGCCATTACAGGGAGTACATCTCGTATCTCCTGGAGAAAAACACCGCCAGGGATTTCTTAACGGCCTTCAAGTATGTCACCAGGCTGGGAGACGAGGAGATGATAGCTGATATCACCGAACTGAGGATAAGAAGGCTCTGGAGGGTTGCACTGGACTTTCCGACGGCATACATGAGACTCCTCAGAAAGGTGGAGGATAGTCCCTACGCAAAGAAGGAGATGGCGAGGCTCTACTTCAACAGAGGATTCTTCGAGAGGGCGCTGGGTCTCTGGCATAAAGCCCTGGAGGGCATCGAAGGGGACTTTCACAGGTTTGACATCCTAATGATGCTCGTCGACGTCCACTGTGAGATGGGAAACATCGAACTGGCGGAAGAGACTCTCAGTGAGCTCGAGGAAATTTTCAGAAGCCACAGAGACGACCCGTACATCAAGCTGGGGTACTACATCGAGCTCACGAAGGTGCGGACGTTCAAGAGGGAGCGCGAGAAGGCCCTAGAAAGCGCCTTCAAAGAGCTTGAGGCAGTGAGGAGCTACCCGGAGCCGTATCCCGAACTCGAGGCGCTGATCCTCTACCACATAGGCTACCTCTACGTCGAGCTCGGCGAGCTCCAGCGGGCGCTGACATACTACAGGGAGGGCCTTGAGACGGCTAAGGCCTACAGCCTCCCATTCATGATGAACCTCGGGTACCTTCAGATGGGTATAGTCCAGTATTACCTCCGAAACTTCAACGAGGCCGCTGGCAACGCAGGGAAGGCGGCTGAGTACTTCCTGTGGGTTAGAAACTATCGCAGAGCTCTGGACGCGCTCTTCAGGCTGACGGTGTCCCTCATGGGGCTGAGAGAGTACGGAAAAGCCGAGAACCAGGCTAAGAAAATGGCGGAGATAACACAGAGCACGAACTACCCCCTGGGATGGACGGCATACTTACTCATCGGAATCCTGAGAGAACTCAGGGGGGAAGATGGGGAAGAATACCTGGAAACGGGCCTGGAAAAGCTCCGGGACAACGACTACCTCTACAGGGGACTCTTTGAAGAGCTCACAGTGCTCTTCGACGAAAGAGACGTCAATTCCTGGCTTTCCAGAGATTCTAACCCCTGA
- a CDS encoding cysteine protease has translation MKAKVVTSAMLVLLLVVSIASYTGAFEKDGMGKLEYKVYSKDQVMSGAYKVYGNPKLDFWATKTVLMNDGEGTIKNIRIKYSIDNYAPETERRYPLLLPGETIVDLYYPILSSDVTRLSASTPSNVRITVTYEVNGETREESVTKPLSILGANDFVFSSLNPEESTGSFYDTFSNAPLLAAWVTPSDPVVREFADLGNKLAGGAGASLSDDEAIKSLSGMWELAVRNGFSYKTEGEGYWTGKFAEHIMFPRDVIRDKSGTCVDLALWFASLAMSQGLKAYIVLMPGHAFPLIELPSGAIIPVEATAINQGVSFQEAVQIGMEKSWKMAMNGPHDIIDVAEEHSNGIVPPELPSLEADILSKWGIGLNAGAGNAGENGANNGGAGGNGGNPGGGNGGDDVGNGGWDSYHGTYFSFNYPANWDAPEDYGGYVYLLSPDEEFEFIVLYSRGASVEDMAQAFEGSLVDAGVEITDRQDGEASLMGQSVYAVAYSLRTDYGKYSAAARYFTANGVGFAVIYDFPAGNSEYNQMGEHIVETFNLGG, from the coding sequence ATGAAAGCCAAAGTTGTTACTTCCGCGATGCTGGTCCTTCTTCTCGTGGTCTCGATAGCCAGCTACACCGGGGCCTTCGAGAAGGACGGCATGGGAAAGCTTGAGTACAAGGTATACTCAAAGGATCAGGTAATGTCCGGGGCCTACAAGGTTTACGGCAACCCGAAGCTCGACTTCTGGGCGACGAAGACGGTTCTGATGAACGATGGAGAAGGAACCATAAAGAACATCCGGATAAAGTATTCGATCGACAACTATGCTCCAGAGACCGAGAGGAGATACCCTCTCCTCCTGCCGGGTGAAACCATAGTCGACCTCTACTACCCCATCCTTTCGAGTGACGTCACCCGTTTATCGGCCTCAACCCCATCAAACGTACGTATAACCGTGACCTACGAGGTGAACGGTGAAACAAGAGAGGAGAGCGTTACAAAGCCCCTTTCAATACTTGGAGCCAATGACTTCGTCTTTTCCTCGCTCAACCCCGAAGAGAGCACGGGGAGCTTCTACGACACCTTCAGCAACGCCCCGCTTCTTGCTGCGTGGGTAACGCCAAGTGACCCCGTTGTCAGAGAATTCGCTGACCTCGGCAACAAGCTGGCCGGGGGAGCGGGGGCAAGCTTGAGCGACGATGAGGCGATAAAAAGCCTCAGCGGCATGTGGGAGCTCGCCGTGAGAAACGGTTTCTCCTACAAGACCGAGGGAGAAGGCTACTGGACGGGCAAGTTTGCAGAGCACATAATGTTTCCGAGGGACGTGATCCGGGACAAGAGCGGAACCTGCGTGGACCTGGCCCTCTGGTTCGCCTCCCTGGCGATGTCACAGGGACTCAAGGCGTACATAGTCCTCATGCCAGGGCACGCCTTTCCGCTGATAGAACTGCCCAGCGGCGCCATAATACCCGTTGAGGCAACCGCCATAAACCAAGGGGTTTCATTCCAGGAAGCTGTCCAGATCGGCATGGAGAAGAGCTGGAAGATGGCAATGAACGGCCCGCACGACATCATAGACGTCGCGGAGGAACACTCCAACGGAATAGTCCCGCCGGAGCTACCATCCCTGGAGGCGGATATCCTCTCAAAGTGGGGGATAGGCCTGAACGCTGGAGCGGGCAACGCGGGTGAAAACGGGGCAAACAACGGGGGCGCCGGTGGAAACGGAGGGAACCCCGGAGGTGGAAACGGCGGAGATGATGTCGGAAACGGTGGGTGGGACTCCTACCACGGTACCTATTTCTCATTCAACTATCCGGCCAACTGGGACGCGCCGGAGGACTACGGCGGCTACGTCTATCTCCTGAGCCCCGACGAGGAATTCGAGTTTATTGTTCTCTACTCCCGGGGGGCAAGCGTTGAAGACATGGCCCAGGCCTTCGAGGGAAGCCTGGTAGATGCAGGGGTCGAGATAACAGATCGCCAGGATGGCGAGGCGAGCTTGATGGGCCAGAGCGTGTACGCGGTAGCGTATAGCCTTAGAACGGACTACGGGAAATACTCCGCCGCTGCGAGGTATTTCACGGCAAACGGGGTTGGCTTCGCCGTTATCTACGATTTCCCTGCCGGAAACAGCGAGTACAACCAGATGGGCGAACACATCGTAGAAACGTTCAACCTGGGGGGATGA
- a CDS encoding FumA C-terminus/TtdB family hydratase beta subunit: MRLRTPLRERDVLNLRAGEVVYLSGEIVTARDLAHRKILELAGKELPLNLEGAVIYHCGPVVRKTSGGYEIVSAGPTTSARMNRYLEGVLSLGVRGIIGKGGMDAGPFKGRAVYFAFTGGAGSLAAKSVKRVVDVLWLEELGIPEAVWVLEVEDFPLIVAIDANGSSLYGR, encoded by the coding sequence ATGAGGCTGAGAACTCCCCTGCGAGAGAGGGACGTCCTGAATCTCAGGGCCGGCGAGGTCGTTTACCTCTCGGGGGAAATAGTTACGGCCCGGGATTTGGCACACAGAAAAATCCTTGAGCTGGCCGGGAAAGAGCTTCCCCTCAACCTTGAGGGCGCGGTAATCTACCACTGCGGGCCAGTCGTGAGGAAAACCAGCGGGGGTTACGAGATTGTCTCTGCAGGCCCCACGACCAGCGCGAGAATGAACCGCTACCTAGAGGGGGTTCTCTCCCTCGGCGTCCGCGGGATAATAGGAAAGGGAGGCATGGATGCCGGGCCGTTTAAAGGCCGAGCCGTTTACTTCGCCTTCACCGGCGGAGCCGGCTCCCTCGCGGCGAAGAGCGTAAAGCGCGTCGTTGACGTTCTCTGGCTGGAAGAGCTCGGTATTCCCGAGGCGGTGTGGGTTCTTGAAGTCGAGGACTTCCCGCTGATTGTGGCGATAGACGCTAACGGTAGCTCCCTCTACGGTCGTTGA
- a CDS encoding NADP-dependent malic enzyme: MDTQAKTPLEFHRDNFPGNGKIELIPKVPLTKETLSLAYTPGVAEVSMAIANGEDPCEYTNRCNTVAVVSDGTRVLGLGDVGASAALPVMEGKALLFKAFGGVDAFPLVLAEKDPERFIEVVKAISPSFGGINLEDIASPKCFYILERLRSELEVPVFHDDQQGTASVVLAGLINALNVVGKRLDGIIVALFGAGAAGFATLKIITRAGVRPENVRVVELVDGKPRVLTPDLPIEELFPHRGELLSKTNGEGIEGGPVEALNGADVLISFTRPGPGIIKPEWIELMADDAIVFPLANPTPEILPEEAKKAGARIIATGRSDYPNQVNNLLGFPAIFRGALDVRARTITDGMIIAASKAMASVIEPSEEEIIPSPFHPEVHPRVARAVAEEAMRENVARIRVRGEEVEERLRRWREFYEREIAPLNDRRGSYR, from the coding sequence ATGGATACACAAGCAAAGACCCCTCTCGAGTTCCACAGAGACAACTTCCCCGGAAACGGAAAGATTGAGCTCATCCCCAAGGTTCCCCTCACGAAGGAAACCCTCAGCCTCGCCTACACCCCCGGTGTGGCGGAGGTATCGATGGCGATAGCAAACGGAGAAGACCCCTGCGAGTACACCAACAGGTGCAACACGGTCGCTGTTGTAAGCGATGGCACGAGGGTGCTGGGCCTCGGCGATGTCGGGGCTTCGGCGGCACTCCCCGTCATGGAGGGGAAGGCTCTGCTCTTCAAGGCCTTTGGTGGGGTGGATGCTTTCCCGCTCGTTCTGGCCGAGAAGGACCCCGAGAGGTTCATCGAAGTCGTCAAGGCCATCTCGCCCTCCTTCGGGGGGATAAACCTTGAGGACATAGCATCGCCAAAGTGCTTCTACATCCTCGAAAGGCTCCGCAGCGAGCTGGAGGTTCCAGTCTTCCACGACGACCAGCAGGGGACGGCTTCGGTTGTTCTGGCAGGGCTGATAAACGCCCTCAATGTCGTTGGCAAGAGGCTGGACGGGATAATCGTCGCCCTTTTCGGTGCCGGGGCGGCCGGCTTCGCGACGCTGAAGATAATTACCAGGGCGGGGGTAAGGCCGGAGAACGTCAGGGTTGTGGAGCTGGTCGATGGAAAGCCGAGGGTCCTGACCCCCGACCTGCCGATTGAGGAACTCTTTCCCCACAGGGGAGAACTGCTCTCCAAAACGAACGGTGAGGGAATCGAGGGCGGCCCAGTGGAAGCTCTAAACGGCGCCGACGTGCTCATATCCTTCACGAGGCCCGGACCCGGCATTATAAAGCCGGAGTGGATAGAGCTCATGGCCGACGACGCGATAGTCTTTCCGCTGGCAAATCCAACCCCCGAGATACTTCCGGAGGAGGCGAAGAAAGCCGGGGCGAGGATAATAGCGACGGGAAGGAGCGACTACCCGAACCAGGTGAACAACCTCCTCGGCTTTCCTGCGATTTTTAGGGGAGCACTTGACGTCAGGGCCAGAACCATAACCGACGGCATGATAATAGCGGCTTCAAAGGCGATGGCGTCGGTAATAGAGCCGAGCGAGGAGGAGATAATCCCGTCCCCCTTCCACCCGGAGGTCCACCCGAGGGTGGCCAGAGCGGTCGCAGAGGAAGCGATGCGTGAAAACGTTGCAAGAATACGCGTGCGCGGGGAAGAGGTGGAGGAGAGGCTGAGGCGCTGGAGGGAGTTCTACGAGCGGGAGATAGCACCCCTCAACGACCGTAGAGGGAGCTACCGTTAG